ATGGCAGAACTGAACGACACAAATGAAATCGTTTCATTTGTACTTGAAGCCACTTCCTTGACACACTTCAGGACTGCCTGAAAAATTTCTTCAGGATCCTGTTCAGCCGTCCCGGGCGTGGGTGTATGTAATGGATATTCGATCCCGTGACGCTCGATCGCTTTTCCTTCTTTATTAAATAGTACGGCTTTTGTACTGGTGGTCCCGATATCGACACCGATCATGAATTCTGACATCTTCGTTCCTCCTAAATAAATAGAGAAAAGGAAGAAGCGACATGGCTCTTCCCTCTTCTACTATTATTCTATCCTATTTTAGCTAATGAATATCCCTAAAATGAACACAACGGCAAATCCTACAAACCCGATGAGTGTCTCCATCACTGTCCAGGATTTTAACGTATCTTTTACATCTAATCCAAAGTAACGGTTCACTAACCAGAAACCACTGTCATTCACATGGGAGAAGACTGTCGCCCCTGAAGCGATGGCAATAACCATCAAACCAAGAACGGGACCTTGCATACCAAGGGTTTCGATCAGCGGGCTCATCAATCCTGCCGCTGTTACCATTGAAACAGTCGCTGAACCTTGAGCGACACGAACGACCATGGCGATCAAGAAGGCAAGGGCGATCGGCGGCAGGCTTGAACCAGCCATCATATTCCCTAATACTTCTCCAACACCGGAGTCGATCAATACTTGCTTGAATACTCCACCGGCACCTGTTACAAGAATGATGATCCCCGCAGGCTCAAGTGCTTTCGTTGCAATGTCCTGAACTTCCTGACGGGAATATCCGCGCTTCGTTCCTAATAGAACGAACGTAAGCAGTGTGGCAATCGTCAAAGCGACGAATGGATGTCCCAAGAAAGTCAGGATGGAACGAATCATGTTTCCTTCATCTAACACAACACCCGAAAGCGTATTCAATAGAATCAATACTAATGGAATCGAGATAAGAGAAGCAATCAGAGCGAAACTTGGAAGCTCTTTATCGTATTCCATTTCTTCCGCCTGCATATAGTCAGGAACCACTGCA
The DNA window shown above is from Rossellomorea vietnamensis and carries:
- a CDS encoding GntP family permease — protein: MSDQMLILVALAGIFLLLFLVIKTKLHAFVALLLVSLIVGIAAGMPLQEVVASIQSGMGGTLGFVAVVVGLGAMFGRMLEVSGGAERLAQTLINKFGEDKAQWSLGITGFLVAIPVFFDVGFIILVPIVYGLARKTGKSLLYYGIPLLAGLAVTHSFIPPTPGPIAVADLIGADLGWVILFGAIAGVPSMIIAGPLFAKWISKRIHAVVPDYMQAEEMEYDKELPSFALIASLISIPLVLILLNTLSGVVLDEGNMIRSILTFLGHPFVALTIATLLTFVLLGTKRGYSRQEVQDIATKALEPAGIIILVTGAGGVFKQVLIDSGVGEVLGNMMAGSSLPPIALAFLIAMVVRVAQGSATVSMVTAAGLMSPLIETLGMQGPVLGLMVIAIASGATVFSHVNDSGFWLVNRYFGLDVKDTLKSWTVMETLIGFVGFAVVFILGIFIS